The Lycium ferocissimum isolate CSIRO_LF1 chromosome 1, AGI_CSIRO_Lferr_CH_V1, whole genome shotgun sequence genome includes a region encoding these proteins:
- the LOC132054305 gene encoding monooxygenase 2-like, whose product MEREEDIVIVGAGIAGLATCLGLHRLGLQSIVLESADSLRATGFALALWTNAWRALDALGIGDSLRQRSLSITGFKSFSAESGAPIKEVSLVENNRVEYESRRVRRKDLLEKLANELPGGAIRYSSKVDSIEESGPMKLVHLADGSTIRTKVLIGCDGVNSVVANWLGLQKPVNSGRSAIRGFVEYPDKHGYEPKFHAYFGGGVRFGFLPSDDKSLYWFCTFTPSVVHFDGNTEQDPMKLKQFVLKKASNVSKELCTVIERTTLDSISCVQLKLRLPWNVLMGNILRNNVCVVGDALHPMTPDLGQGGCSALEDSVVIAKCLGEALVKPITDGRIEQEDEEFMKIRKGLEKYAKERRWRSFIFISAAYLAGFIQESGSKVISFLREHFLAGVTISVTLRIANFDCGRLAVS is encoded by the exons ATGGAGAGAGAAGAGGATATTGTAATTGTGGGTGCTGGCATAGCTGGTCTTGCTACTTGTTTGGGACTTCACAG GCTGGGGCTGCAGAGTATCGTGTTGGAATCAGCAGATTCGCTGCGAGCTACTGGATTTGCACTGGCGTTGTGGACTAACGCCTGGAGAGCTTTGGATGCACTGGGCATTGGGGACTCTCTTAGACAACGTTCATTATCCATTACAGG GTTCAAAAGTTTCTCAGCGGAATCAGGTGCACCTATCAAGGAGGTATCACTCGTGGAGAATAACCG TGTGGAGTATGAAAGTCGTCGCGTGAGAAGAAAAGACCTGTTGGAGAAATTAGCTAATGAACTGCCTGGAGGCGCTATTAGATATTCTTCCAAGGTTGATTCCATTGAAGAATCTGGACCAATGAAATTGGTACATCTTGCAGATGGTTCCACTATTAGAACCAAG GTCTTAATTGGATGTGATGGAGTCAATTCTGTGGTGGCAAACTGGCTTGGGCTTCAGAAACCTGTCAATTCTGGGCGGTCTGCAATTAGAGGCTTTGTTGAGTATCCGGACAAACATGGTTATGAGCCCAAGTTCCATGCGTATTTTGGAGGTGGAGTTCGGTTTGGCTTTCTTCCTAGTGATGACAAGAGTTTGTATTGGTTTTGCACATTCACACCATCTGTTGTACATT TTGATGGAAATACGGAACAAGATCCAATGAAATTGAAGCAATTTGTGTTGAAAAAGGCCAGTAATGTGTCTAAAGAACTCTGCACCGTTATAGAGAGAACTACACTAGACTCTATATCTTGTGTACAGCTGAAATTGAGATTGCCATGGAATGTTTTGATGGGGAATATTTTGAGAAATAACGTTTGCGTGGTAGGTGATGCCCTTCATCCCATGACTCCAGATCTTGGTCAAGGTGGATGTTCTGCCTTAGAGGACAGTGTTGTTATCGCAAAGTGCCTCGGAGAAGCTTTGGTAAAACCGATAACAGATGGAAGAATTGAACAAGAAGATGAGGAATTTATGAAGATTAGAAAAGGCCTTGAGAAGTATGCTAAAGAGAGGAGATGGAGAAGTTTTATATTCATCAGTGCAGCCTATTTAGCTGGATTTATACAAGAGAGTGGTAGCAAGGTAATCAGCTTCTTAAGAGAACATTTTTTGGCTGGAGTCACTATATCAGTTACACTAAGAATTGCTAACTTCGACTGTGGAAGACTAGCTGTTTCTTGA